The Calditrichota bacterium genome window below encodes:
- a CDS encoding nitroreductase family protein: MEFSALIRTRYSVRAYQDRPVEEDKLAAILEAARLAPTAANRQPFALLVVSTKGREDELRRIYKAAWFTQAPLVIGVCALPGKAWSRMDGKNYADVDATIAMDHLILAAADLGLGTCWVAAFDPVAAREVLGLPEGVEPLAFTPLGYPADSPRPKTRKALSELVHYERW; encoded by the coding sequence ATGGAGTTTTCAGCTCTTATTCGCACGCGCTACAGTGTGCGCGCCTACCAGGATCGGCCGGTCGAGGAGGACAAGCTCGCCGCCATATTGGAAGCGGCGCGTCTGGCACCAACCGCGGCTAATCGCCAGCCCTTTGCTCTGCTGGTAGTCAGCACCAAAGGTCGAGAGGATGAGCTGCGGCGCATCTACAAGGCTGCCTGGTTCACCCAGGCGCCGCTGGTCATCGGGGTGTGCGCGCTCCCTGGCAAGGCCTGGTCTCGCATGGACGGCAAGAACTACGCCGATGTTGACGCGACCATTGCGATGGACCATCTGATCTTGGCAGCGGCCGATCTCGGGCTGGGCACGTGTTGGGTCGCGGCCTTTGACCCTGTGGCGGCGCGCGAGGTGTTGGGCCTGCCCGAAGGCGTCGAGCCGCTCGCTTTCACGCCGCTTGGCTACCCAGCCGACTCCCCGCGCCCCAAGACCCGTAAAGCTTTGTCCGAACTTGTACACTACGAGCGATGGTGA